One segment of Setaria viridis chromosome 4, Setaria_viridis_v4.0, whole genome shotgun sequence DNA contains the following:
- the LOC117852751 gene encoding probable serine/threonine-protein kinase SIS8 — MKNFLRKLHIGDSAGGDGASVHPPPPTKKGGGGRGGEHMHASGLSGWLSSVTGRPHAPPPPPSLPEPAASAAAAAAAAEVQAEESALATALASSIEERRVAREEESRKEAEDERKREVEMEKKEKQKAELEDYHMQLALEMSVRENPEAMQIEVAKQISLGSCPLQSSPAEVVAFRYWSFNALSYDDKILDGFYDICATGNEATLSTIPSLMELQALPLSHGAKTEAVLVNRALDSELVALEQKAFIMTVEFRSKNSEFVGRSLVQTLANLVSDHMGGPFVDPESMLLKYRNMSSTLRAGIRSAVIPLGQLKVGLARHRALLFKVLADSLAVPCRLVKGRQYTGSDEGALNIVKFNNGRECIVDLMIDPGTLVPSDGADLGREVEDSLFVDDHHDSNTQLVSSFSEASSSIHGSFENESLEKGLTPTNAGHSGPHGAINAQTDNDVSGSGVSSSFEELSVSTYASENVPIIHESNADHNITSEGKDKSIASNISSSSSPPSSEMGSTPTVRRKKVKDVSEYMISAAKENPQLAEKIHAVLLESGVVPPPDLFSEESKEQPKDLIVYDTSVFQTKDEMIRTMNELESTAHDGSGGHGPSLPHHPGHELKIVPYRMPLDLKPVQGLGVYHPFDSRDNAAPSIPLYEPSAPPQENPLQLIKQMPVTAAAVATAAVVASSMVVAAAKSNSDIKLDVPVAAAATAAAVVATTAAVNKQYEYLDPGCQLLCLPSSSNKSIQKGKHDLLDNDQLETNHGQDNALKHEKDSVQEPHEAERVSDRSTGTESARSEITLDDVAEFEIQWEDLTLGERVGLGSFGEVYRGEWHGTEVAVKKFLQQDISSDALEEFRTEFGIMRRLRHPNVVLFMGAVTRVPHLSIVTEFLPRGSLFRLIHRPNNQLDERRRLRMALDVARGMNYLHNCTPVIVHRDLKSPNLLVDKNWVVKVCDFGLSRIKHSTFLSSRSTAGTAEWMAPEVLRNEPSDEKCDVFSYGVILWELCTLLQPWEGMNPMQVVGAVGFQQRRLDIPGSVDPAVAEIIKKCWQTDPRMRPSFSDIMAALRPLLKNMPANQPTRKRTQQIDD; from the exons atGAAGAACTTCCTCAGGAAGCTGCACATCGGCGactcggccggcggcgacggcgcctcGGTACATCCCCCGCCGCCAACgaagaagggcggcggcggccgcggcggcgagcacatGCACGCCTCGGGGTTGTCGGGCTGGCTCAGCTCCGTGACCGGGCGGCCGcacgcgccgcctccgccgccgtccttgccggaacctgctgcttctgctgctgctgctgcggcggcggcggaggtgcagGCGGAGGAGTCCGCGTTGGCGACTGCGTTGGCTTCGTCGATTGAGGAGAGGAGGGTTGCCCGGGAGGAGGAGTCACggaaggaggcggaggacgagAGGAAgcgggaggtggagatggagaagaaggagaagcagAAGGCGGAGCTGGAGGACTACCACATGCAGCTAGCTCTCGAGATGAGCGTGCGGGAGAACCCGGAGGCGATGCAGATCGAGGTGGCCAAGCAGATCAGCCTCGGTTCATGCCCGCTCCAGAGCTCCCCCGCGGAGGTCGTCGCCTTCCGATACTGG AGTTTCAATGCCCTTAGCTACGACGACAAAATTTTGGATGGTTTCTATGACATTTGTGCCACTGGGAATGAGGCCACATTATCGACCATACCCTCTCTGATGGAACTGCAAGCACTGCCTCTTTCACATGGAGCCAAAACCGAAGCTGTATTGGTCAACAGAGCACTAGACTCTGAGCTTGTAGCGCTGGAGCAGAAGGCATTTATAATGACTGTGGAGTTTCGCTCGAAAAATTCAGAGTTTGTTGGCCGCAGTTTGGTTCAGACTCTAGCTAATTTAGTTTCCGACCACATGGGTGGACCATTTGTTGATCCAGAAAGCATGCTGTTGAAGTACCGTAATATGAGCAGCACATTGAGAGCTGGTATAAGAAGTGCAGTTATACCGCTTGGGCAGCTAAAAGTTGGTTTGGCTCGGCACCGTGCTCTGCTTTTTAAG GTGTTGGCAGACAGCCTTGCTGTTCCTTGTCGACTAGTTAAAGGAAGGCAGTATACTGGATCAGATGAAGGAGCTTTGAACATTGTGAAATTTAATAATGGAAG GGAATGCATTGTTGATCTCATGATAGATCCTGGCACTCTTGTTCCATCAGATGGTGCCGACCTGGGTAGAGAAGTGGAAGACAGCTTATTCGTCGATGATCACCATGACAGTAACACTCAGTTGGTTTCTTCTTTCAGTGAAGCTTCAAGTTCCATTCATGGTTCATTTGAAAATGAATCACTTGAAAAAGGATTGACACCTACCAATGCTGGGCATTCTGGTCCACATGGAGCAATAAATGCCCAGACTGACAATGACGTATCTGGATCTGGGGTATCGAGTTCATTTGAGGAGCTATCAGTTAGCACATATGCAAGTGAAAATGTGCCAATTATTCATGAATCTAATGCAGATCATAACATTACTTCAGAAGGAAAAGATAAGTCGATCGCATCAAATATTTCGTCATCAAGTTCGCCTCCATCTTCTGAGATGGGCAGTACTCCAACTGTACGCAGGAAGAAAGTGAAAGATGTCTCGGAGTATATGATTAGTGCCGCAAAGGAGAACCCCCAGTTAGCAGAAAAGATCCATGCTGTATTACTTGAAAGTGGAGTTGTGCCACCACCTGACTTGTTTTCAGAAGAATCTAAGGAACAACCAAAAGACCTGATTGTTTACGACACATCTGTATTTCAAACGAAAGATGAAATGATAAGGACAATGAATGAGCTTGAATCCACAGCACATGATGGTTCTGGTGGCCATGGTCCTTCATTGCCACATCATCCTGGACATGAGCTCAAGATTGTTCCTTATCGGATGCCTCTTGACCTTAAGCCTGTCCAGGGATTGGGTGTTTACCATCCGTTTGATTCCCGGGATAATGCTGCTCCCTCTATACCTCTGTATGAGCCATCTGCACCTCCCCAGGAAAATCCATTGCAACTCATAAAGCAAATGCCTGTTACAGCTGCTGCTGTTGCGACAGCTGCCGTGGTCGCATCTTCAATGGTTGTTGCTGCAGCTAAATCTAACAGCGATATTAAGTTAGATGTGCCAGTTGCAGCTGCAGCCACTGCTGCTGCAGTTGTTGCTACTACTGCTGCTGTTAACAAGCAATATGAATACCTTGATCCTGGTTGTCAATTGCTTTGCTTGCCAAGTTCATCAAATAAATCAATCCAAAAAGGGAAACATGACCTATTGGATAATGATCAGCTGGAAACAAATCATGGGCAGGATAATGCCCTCAAGCACGAAAAGGATTCGGTTCAAGAACCTCACGAAGCTGAGCGAGTTTCTGATAGGTCAACTGGGACAGAGAGTGCAAGATCTGAGATTACTCTAGATGATGTTGCAGAGTTTGAAATTCAGTGGGAAGATCTTACCCTTGGAGAACGTGTTGGGCTGG GATCTTTTGGAGAAGTGTACAGAGGTGAATGGCATGGAACA GAAGTCGCTGTCAAGAAATTCTTGCAACAAGATATTTCAAGTGATGCTCTGGAAGAATTTAGAACTGAG TTTGGAATAATGAGAAGATTGCGTCATCCTAATGTTGTTCTTTTCATGGGGGCTGTCACTCGCGTACCTCATCTTTCCATTGTGACTGAATTTCTTCCAAG GGGTAGTTTATTTCGGTTGATCCATCGGCCCAATAACCAGTTGGATGAAAGAAGACGTTTAAGGATGGCACTTGATGTG GCTCGTGGTATGAATTATTTACACAATTGCACCCCTGTCATAGTTCACCGAGATTTGAAGTCTCCAAATCTACTTGTTGACAAAAATTGGGTTGTGAAG GTTTGCGATTTTGGTTTATCACGTATAAAGCATAGTACCTTCCTCTCCTCAAGATCCACAGCTGGAACA GCAGAGTGGATGGCACCAGAAGTACTTCGAAATGAACCATCAGATGAGAA ATGTGACGTTTTCAGCTATGGGGTCATATTATGGGAACTTTGTACATTACTACAGCCATGGGAAGGTATGAATCCCATGCAGGTTGTTGGAGCTGTTGGTTTTCAGCAACGGCGACTTGATATTCCAGGCAGTGTGGATCCTGCTGTAGCAGAGATAATCAAGAAATGCTGGCAGAC AGATCCGAGGATGCGGCCATCATTTTCAGATATCATGGCTGCTTTGAGACCATTGCTGAAAAACATGCCTGCTAACCAACCTACCAGAAAGCGGACACAACAAATAGATGATTAA
- the LOC117852752 gene encoding uncharacterized protein, producing MASAYYESSRGGAADEGDDFDEFDPTPYGGGYDLFVTFGRPLPPSEETCYPCSEPSTSYDAPHYSASEPSPYGHHTKAKPNYGFRPQQEQQPSYGSSGGSYGSRPEPAAEEGGGGYGSGYESGYGRKNQEEESYGSGYGRKPQAEESYGSGGYGSGYGGQARPEAGYGSAAYGSGYGSNPQAESYGSGYGRKPQVEESYGSEYGSGYGRKPQVEQSYGSEYGSGYGRKPQAEEGYGSGYGSRPQGGEEYGSGGYGRKTQEESYGSSGYGYGRKTEEEGYGGSGYGYEKPKPKPFGEEHQSGGYERPSYGGGDEYQGSYGRKKHDDDSDDEKKQHYQKHHHHRRHDYDD from the exons ATGGCGTCCGCGTACTACGAGAGCTcccggggcggcgccgccgacgaggggGACGACTTCGACGAGTTCGACCCCACGCCGTACGGCGGCGGCTACGACCTCTTCGTCACCTTcggccgcccgctgccgccgtccgAGGAGACTTGCTACCCGTGCTCCGAGCCTTCCACCTCCTACGACGCACCCCACTACTCCGCGTCCGAGCCGTCCCCCTACGGGCACCACACCAAGGCGAAGCCCAACTACGGTTTCCGCCcccagcaggagcagcagccgtCCTACGGATCCTCCGGCGGCAGCTACGGATCCAGGCCCGAGCccgccgcggaggagggcggcggcggctatggATCTGGCTACGAATCCGGGTACGGTAGGAAGaaccaggaggaggagagctACGGATCCGGGTACGGAAGGAAGCCTCAGGCGGAGGAGAGCTACGGGTCCGGGGGGTACGGCTCTGGCTACGGCGGCCAGGCCCGGCCGGAGGCGGGCTATGGGTCAGCAGCGTATGGATCTGGATATGGCTCCAATCCGCAGGCTGAGAGCTACGGCTCCGGCTACGGGAGGAAGCCGCAGGTAGAGGAGAGCTACGGATCGGAGTATGGGTCTGGGTACGGCAGGAAGCCGCAGGTGGAGCAGAGCTATGGATCGGAATACGGGTCAGGGTACGGGAGGAAGCCTCAGGCTGAGGAGGGCTACGGATCGGGGTACGGCAGCAGACCGCAGGGTGGGGAGGAGTATGGCAGTGGTGGGTATGGCAGGAAGACTCAGGAGGAGAGCTATGGTTCCTCGGGGTATGGCTATGGCAGGAAGACTGAGGAGGAGGGCTATGGTGGTTCTGGGTACGGGtatgagaagccgaagccgaagccgtttgGGGAGGAGCATCAGAGCGGTGGGTATGAGAGGCCGAgctatggcggcggcgacgagtaCCAGGGGAGCTATGGCCGCAAGAAGCAT GATGATGACTCTgatgatgagaagaagcagcattatcagaagcaccaccaccaccgtcgccaTGACTACGACGATTAA